From Scleropages formosus chromosome 1, fSclFor1.1, whole genome shotgun sequence, a single genomic window includes:
- the rnf103 gene encoding E3 ubiquitin-protein ligase RNF103: protein MWLRLFFLLLYLVLLFLLARFFEAIVWYETGILATQLVDPVTLSFRKLKTILECRGLAYSGLPEKKDVRELVERSGSVMKGELYSALKNAEEQAESTSSTSFSGEVHFYELVEDTKDGIWLVQVVAKDRDPLLSKSNWGKMVQKVSKFGIRTGTFNCSSDPRYCRRRGWLKSTLIMSVPQTNTSKGKVMLKEYNGSRIETEHIFKWMTTHVASRIKIIRLPQQLRQEWNRSDQYAVKMFLFAKLAQPPAFFSALSVKFTGRIEFIFVDVQNWDNDSCMEDVGVHQVPSYIFKTPEGTYRYGNSTGEFISLHAMDTFLRSVQPEVNDLFLLSLVMVNLMAWMDLFITQGATIKRFVALISTLGTYNSLLIISWLPILGFLQLPYLDSFYEYSLKLLRYADTTTIASWVRADWTFYSSHPALFLSTYLGHGLLIDYFEKKRRRNSDDELNANNLEWLSSLWDWYASYLIHPIASLHHFNESDFDEDPSLLLQRLAFPDLWLRPLVPTDYIKNLSTWRFRCAACPAKEVSGEGERRCCGDTGAQPPEDPPYSDHHGTDTELTSHRTCVCSNPAGSAGEADWSSWPCDMLQCTECVVCLENFENGCLIMGLPCSHVFHQQCIVVWLSGGRHCCPVCRWPPYKKKGDRSDHIANVQG, encoded by the exons ATGTGGCTCAGGCTCTTCTTCCTGCTCCTCTACTTggtgctgctcttcctgctggCCCGCTTCTTCGAGGCCATCGTGTGGTACGAGACGGGCATCCTGGCCACGCAGCTCGTGGACCCCGTGACGCTGAGCTTCCGCAAGCTGAAGACCATCCTGGAGTGCCGGGGCCTCGCCTACTCGGGGCTCCCCGAGAAGAAGGACGTGCGGGAGCTCGTGGAGAGATCAG GCTCGGTGATGAAAGGCGAGTTGTACTCGGCCCTGAAGAACGCCGAGGAGCAGGCAGAGTCAACCTCCAGCACGAGCTTCAGCGGGGAAGTGCACTTCTACGAGCTGGTGGAGGACACCAAGGACGGCATCTGGTTGGTGCAG GTTGTAGCCAAAGACAGAGACCCTCTGCTGAGCAAATCCAACTGGGGGAAGATGGTCCAAAAGGTGTCCAAGTTTGGGATCAGGACTGGAACCTTCAACTGCTCCAGTGACCCCAG GTACTGTCGTAGGCGCGGCTGGTTGAAGTCGACCCTCATCATGTCTGTGCCTCAAACTAATACTTCCAAAGGGAAGGTGATGCTGAAGGAGTACAACGGGAGCCGCATCGAAACGGAGCACATCTTCAAGTGGATGACCACGCACGTGGCTTCGCGGATCAAAATCATTCGCCTGCCGCAGCAGCTGCGACAGGAGTGGAACAGGAGTGACCAGTACGCCGTGAAAATGTTCCTCTTTGCCAAGTTGGCCCAGCCTCCGGCCTTCTTCTCAGCGCTCAGCGTCAAGTTCACCGGTCGCATTGAGTTCATCTTCGTAGATGTGCAGAACTGGGACAATGACAGCTGCATGGAGGATGTTGGCGTTCACCAAGTTCCTTCCTACATCTTCAAGACCCCAGAAGGTACTTACAGGTATGGGAACAGCACAGGAGAGTTCATCTCCCTTCATGCCATGGACACCTTTTTGCGCTCTGTGCAGCCAGAGGTCAACGATCTTTTCCTACTGAGCTTGGTCATGGTGAACCTCATGGCCTGGATGGACCTGTTCATAACACAGGGTGCCACTATCAAGCGCTTTGTGGCCCTTATAAGTACACTTGGGACGTACAACTCCCTGCTTATCATCTCTTGGCTGCCCATCCTGGGGTTTCTGCAGCTGCCGTACCTGGACAGCTTCTACGAGTACAGCCTCAAGCTGCTGCGATACGCCGACACCACTACGATCGCCTCCTGGGTCAGGGCGGACTGGACCTTTTACTCTTCGCACCCCGCACTCTTCCTGAGCACCTACCTGGGCCACGGACTTCTCATCGACTACTTTGAGAAGAAGAGGCGGCGCAACAGCGACGACGAGCTCAACGCCAACAACCTAGAGTGGCTCTCGAGCCTGTGGGACTGGTATGCCAGCTATCTCATCCACCCCATTGCTTCTTTACACCATTTCAATGAGTCTGACTTCGATGAAGACCCCAGTCTGCTCCTGCAGAGGCTGGCCTTCCCCGATCTCTGGCTCCGCCCGCTCGTTCCCACCGATTACATCAAGAACCTCTCCACCTGGCGTTTCCGGTGCGCCGCGTGCCCCGCGAAGGAGGTGAGCGGCGAAGGCGAGCGGAGGTGTTGCGGTGACACCGGCGCACAACCACCGGAGGATCCACCTTACAGCGACCACCATGGTACAGACACTGAGCTCACATCTCACCGAACGTGTGTCTGCTCGAATCCGGCTGGCTCCGCCGGGGAGGCCGACTGGTCCTCTTGGCCCTGCGACATGCTCCAGTGCACCGAGTGCGTCGTGTGCTTGGAGAACTTTGAGAACGGTTGCCTCATCATGGGACTGCCGTGTAGCCACGTGTTCCACCAGCAGTGCATCGTGGTCTGGCTGTCCGGCGGGAGACATTGCTGCCCCGTGTGCCGGTGGCCGCCTTACAAGAAAAAAGGAGATCGATCAGACCACATAGCAAACGTGCAAGGATGA